The following proteins come from a genomic window of Nostoc sp. ATCC 53789:
- a CDS encoding heterocyst differentiation related protein, which translates to MSESMAFIGGVAVAGLAALVLLKGTNTPLQPNFAVAPQMPGTVVAPGIQPQMYPYGPYGQPMYPNPNQPPTATSADQRLEMEKLNTQMQLERLKNDNEQLKLQNQQLQGQVQNFNTQQQWQQAQQYNQQKVAALQPQTSWWSSPMLWAVGGATLTIGGGVVVAGVLALFSPRQRPARTVQVIHPYQGNTPPLVPVRRAEFLPASRMEARRVEAPEYDEMH; encoded by the coding sequence ATGAGTGAGAGTATGGCGTTTATCGGCGGGGTCGCCGTAGCTGGGCTGGCGGCTCTCGTATTGCTCAAAGGAACAAATACCCCGCTACAACCTAATTTTGCTGTTGCTCCGCAAATGCCAGGTACTGTAGTAGCGCCGGGAATACAGCCACAAATGTATCCTTACGGCCCTTATGGGCAACCAATGTATCCCAATCCGAATCAGCCACCAACCGCTACCAGTGCTGACCAACGTCTGGAGATGGAAAAGCTGAATACGCAGATGCAGCTGGAGCGTTTAAAAAACGACAATGAACAGTTGAAGTTGCAAAATCAACAACTCCAAGGACAAGTTCAAAATTTCAATACTCAGCAGCAGTGGCAACAAGCCCAGCAGTATAACCAACAAAAAGTAGCAGCACTCCAGCCGCAAACTTCTTGGTGGTCTTCACCCATGCTTTGGGCTGTGGGAGGCGCAACTCTGACTATTGGTGGTGGTGTTGTCGTCGCTGGAGTATTGGCTTTGTTCTCGCCACGGCAGCGTCCAGCCCGTACTGTACAAGTGATTCACCCCTACCAAGGAAATACGCCGCCCTTGGTTCCAGTTCGTCGCGCTGAGTTTTTGCCGGCTTCGCGGATGGAAGCAAGACGAGTTGAAGCCCCAGAATACGACGAAATGCACTAA
- the trpA gene encoding tryptophan synthase subunit alpha, whose protein sequence is MTAISDCFETLGRNHECALIPFITAGDPDLETTAKALQVLDQNGADIIELGIPYSDPLADGPVIQAAATRALQRGTKLEHVLEMLQGITPKLRSPIVLFIYYNPILHRGIDKFLQEIAAAGVAGLVVPDLPLEEAAGLLEPAKEMGIDVILLVAPTSDAKRIEAIAHSSQGFIYLVSVTGVTGMRSQLENRVSDLLKQIRGVTEKPIGVGFGISEAAQARQVKEWGADAAIVGSAVVKRLAEGTPEQGLNAIAQFCQSLKAAIKTSTNTPLD, encoded by the coding sequence ATGACTGCGATTTCTGATTGCTTTGAAACCCTTGGGCGGAATCATGAGTGCGCTCTGATTCCGTTTATTACTGCTGGCGATCCAGATTTAGAAACAACAGCAAAAGCTTTGCAGGTTCTAGATCAAAATGGAGCCGATATTATTGAACTGGGCATACCTTATTCCGATCCTCTAGCTGATGGGCCAGTAATTCAAGCTGCTGCTACCCGCGCTCTACAAAGGGGCACAAAATTGGAGCATGTACTGGAAATGTTGCAAGGGATTACTCCCAAATTGCGATCGCCCATTGTTCTGTTTATCTATTACAACCCAATTTTGCATCGGGGAATTGACAAATTTCTCCAGGAAATAGCTGCGGCTGGGGTAGCAGGATTAGTAGTACCAGATTTGCCCTTGGAAGAAGCAGCAGGCTTGCTCGAACCAGCTAAGGAGATGGGAATTGATGTAATCTTATTGGTAGCTCCCACCAGCGATGCTAAACGAATCGAAGCGATCGCTCATTCTTCTCAAGGATTTATTTATTTAGTCAGCGTCACTGGGGTTACAGGAATGCGATCGCAACTGGAAAACCGCGTGTCCGATTTACTCAAACAAATTCGTGGTGTTACTGAGAAACCCATTGGTGTAGGCTTTGGCATCTCCGAAGCGGCACAAGCCCGTCAGGTAAAGGAATGGGGCGCAGATGCGGCGATCGTGGGTAGCGCTGTTGTCAAACGGTTGGCAGAAGGCACACCAGAGCAAGGATTAAATGCGATCGCCCAATTTTGCCAAAGTCTCAAAGCAGCCATCAAAACCAGCACAAATACTCCTCTTGATTAG